The sequence CGATGAAGGTCGTGGGATCCTCGGGGCTGAAGGTCTTGCCCTCGATCGGATAGCGCAGATACCAGAGGCTACCCTTGACCTCGGTCTGCTGCACTTCGAGATCGGAGATCGCGGTCAGGAGCTTGGTGTCCCAGTTCACCAGCCGCTTGTCCTTGTAGATCAATCCGTCGCGATGCAGCTCGACGAACACCTTCACGACGGCCTTCGACAGGCCCTCGTCCATGGTGAAGCGCTCGCGCGACCAGTCGCAGGACGCACCGAGCCGCTTGAGCTGGTTGATGATGGTGTCGCCGCTCTCGGCCTTCCACTGCCAGACCCGCTCGAGAAACTTCTCGCGGCCCATCTCGCGGCGGCCGGGCTGCTGGCGCTCCATCAGCTGCCGCTCGACCACCATCTGGGTGGCGATGCCGGCATGGTCGGTGCCGGGCTGCCACAGCACGTCGCGGCCGCGCATGCGCTCGAACCGGCACAGGATGTCCTGGAGCGTGTTGTTGAGGGCGTGGCCCATGTGCAGCGAGCCCGTCACGTTCGGCGGCGGGATCACGATGGTGAAGGGCACCGCGTCGCGGCGGTCGGGACGGCCGGCCTTGAAGGCAAGGCTGTCCTCCCACACGACGGACATGCGGGCTTCGATATCGGCGGGCTGGTAATTTTTCTCGATCATGGGCTGCTAGAAAGCCGCGCACGGGGGGCAAGTCAACGAAAAGGTCAACGGAAACGGTCAGCGAAAGCCGCGGCGGCAACGCGGCTTCGTGGCCCGTCCGGAACGCTCAATATAATACTTAAGCGGGGCTTAAAGAGGGCCCCGGCTGTGCCTCTACCGGCCGCCGCGCGAGACCCGCTCGATTTCGGCCTTCACGATGCGTTCAACCAGGCCCGGCAGGTTGTCGTCGAGCCAGGACTTCAGCATCGGACGCAGCATCTCCTTGACCAGATCCTCCAGCGTCCGCGCATTGCTGCTGAGGACCGTATGGGCCAGGGAGTTGAAGGCGGACTCGACCGCGGAGACGGTCGATTGCGCCAGGATCGGCTGTTGCAGCGGCAGCGGTGGCGCCTCGAAATCCACCGGCGCGTAGGAGGGCGGAGGCGCCGGACGCGGCGGCGGTGGCGATTCGGCGAATTCGAGATCGTCGCGCGGCTCGACCTTGCGGAAGCTTGGCGGCGGCGGGGGCGGTGTCGGCGCCGGGTCCATCGCCATTTCGTCGGTCAATTCGAGCACGTCGGGTTCAGGCTCGGGCTCCGGTTCTGGAGCACGGACCTCGGGCGCAGGCGTGGCCGCGTCGAGCCCGGCCAGCAGCGCGTCGATATCGTCCTGGCTGTTCGGTCCGGCATCCGCAGCGGGCGCGGGTGGCGGCGGTGCCGGAGCCGGCTTTGGGGCCGGCGGCGGTGCGGGCTTTTCGGCGGCAGGTTTGGGCGGAGCGACCTTGGATGGCGGAATGTCGTTCATCGGCTTCGGCGGCGCGGCGGGTGCCGCAGCCTTCTCGGGCTTCGCAGCTTCGGCCGGCGGCGGCTTGGCCTCGTCGTCGGCAATGATGCGCCGGATCGAGGCCAGAATCTCCTCCATGGAGGGTTCTGTGACCTTTGCAGGCTGCGTCATCTCCGACTCCACATCATCAACGCCCTCGCATGCGTTGTTTTACACCAAGCACGACAGGATTGGCCGGTTCCGCAACGAGCGCCCCGACATTTTCGCCGCGGCAGCCCGACTTGTCCCCAGATCACGGCTCAACGTGCGGCGGCGCCCTGCCCTCGGCACTCAAGCTCTACGCATACGACATCGGCTGCGGAGCGAATCGATCCGCATCTTCTTGGCAAGGCTATGTCAGGGATTTTGATGATTGCAAGCAAAGCACCGGTCGGCCGCAATTGTTCGCGAGGCCGACCGGATACTTACGGGAATTAGCGCCCGTCAGGCGTACGCACGCCACCCCAGCTGTCACGGACCTGATGGTAGTGAACGCTGGCATCGTAGACCGTGGTCGCAAGGCCGAGCACCTGCGGCGACAGACGGCCGACGGCGGCAAGGACGTTATACGATGCCACCACGCGGTCGTGCTGCGCGGTCACCAGCGCGACGCGCGCATTGACCAGCGCCTGCTGCGCGTTGAGCACGTCGAGCGTGGTGCGCTGACCGGCCTTGGCTTCCTCGCGCACACCGTTGAGTGCGATCTCGGACGCCGTCACCTGCGCCTGCGCAGACTGCACCTGCGCCTTGCCGGCCTGCAACGTCCCCCAGAACTGCACCACGTTCGCACGAGTCTGGTCGCGCGTGGTTTCGAGGTTAAGACGCTGCTGCGCCAGGTTTTCCTTGGATTGGCGGATCAGCGAATATTCGCTACCGCCCTGATAAATCGGCACCGAGACCTGCGCGATCGCGGATGCGTTGAACGAGCGCAACTGAATCAAGGACTGTTCGTTGGACTGCGTGGCCGCTGCCTGGATCGTAACCGTCGGCAGCAACGCACCTTCGGCGACTTTGACCTGCAGGAAATTGACGTCGATGCCATACATTGCGGCAGTGACGTTGGGATGCTCGATCAGACCGAGCTCGACCGCCGAAGCGAGCGTTGACGGCAGGAACCGGTCGACCGGCGAGCCCGGCGCGAGGTTCGTCGGCTCGTTGCCGATGATGCGGCGGAAGTTCGCCCGCGTCGTGGTGAGGTTCGCCTCCGCGGTGAGCGCCTGCGTTTTGCCGGCCGCAAGTTGCGCTTCCGATTGCGCAACGTCGGTGCGCGTCACTTCGCCGACGTTGAAACGATCACGGGTCTGCTTCAGCGTCTGCTCGAGCACGCGCACGTTGCTGCGCTGGACTTCCAGCGTGGCGGCATCGCGCAGATAATCCATGTAGGTCGTCGCGGCCTGGAGCAGCACGGTTTGATCGAGGCTGCGCAGCGCTTCGCGGGAGCCTGAAACCTGACTCTCCGCGGCGCGCGTCCTGTTGGCAGTCTGGTTGCCATTGTAGAGCGTCTGCGTAGCGGTAACGCCAACGCTGCGAGGCAATACCGATCCGTGGATTGCGCTACTCCCCACGCCGCTCTGCAAATCCGTATATTGATAGCCGCCGCTCGCGGTCAGTGCGACCTTGGGGCGATACCCGGACAAAGCCTGCGGCACGTTCTCGTCCGTCGAGCGCACCTGCGCGCGCTGTGCGTTGAGCTGCGGATTGTTCTGATAGGCGCGCACCAAGGCGGCCTCGATCGTGTCCGCCAAGGCAGGCGTCGGCCCGGCCAGCGCCAGCAGCAGGACCGAAACCGCAGCTCCGGTGAAGAGCTTCACCCCATGCATCCCAAAATTTCCGTTTCATTTTAACGCCCGGCTCGTGCCCGCGAGCCGGGTTACCGTCTACCGAGTGGAGTCGTTGCCCCGCCGCAACATAGGACGCGGATTGCCGCGACGGAACTACCTCAAGGTAGTTCTCGGTGGAAACTCTTCACGTGCAGCATCCCGGCCACACTTCTGATTCAGAACGGGATTTTAACGGGATTTCGGCCGTCAGAAGACGAAGGCGGCGGCCCGTTCCAGCCCGGGAAGGACCGGAGCTGTGGCGTCGAACAGCGCCCGATGGCCGAATTCGCCGTGGGTCCGGGTCACGATCACCGCCCGCGGCGGCCGCGATTCGGCCGACACGCCCACCAGACGCCCGCCTTCCCTGAGCTGCCCGAGCAGCCCTTCCGGGGTCACCTCGGCGGCGCCGTTGAGGATGATCACATCATAGGGTGCGGCAGACGGATCGCCTTCGGTGCAGGCAGCGGCCTTGCAGGTGACGTTGGCGAGGCCGAGGGTGGCAAAGGCCTCCCTGGCCTTCGCGGCCAGAGCCGAATCGCACTCCGTCGCGGTGACCTGACGCGCCAGCTTGGCCGCCAGCGCGGCGAGGTAGCCCGTCGCGCAGCCGACGACCAGGACGCTGTCGCCCTCGTCAATCTCGGCGGCCTGGAGCAGCTTGCCGGTCAGCTGCGGCTTGATCAGAAACCGCTTGGCGGCGCCCTCGCTCACATCGAGGTCGAGGTCGAGATAGGCCAAGGCCTGCCGGCTCGCCGGCACGAAGGCCTCGCGCGGAACCGTGAGCATGGCATCGAGAATACGACGATCGGTGACGTCATTGGTGCGCACCTGGCCATCGACCATTTTGAGGCGCGCGGTCGAGAAACCGGACATTTGCGGACCCTGAAATGCGGACGATGCCGCGGACGGAAGTTGGCGGCATCTTTGGAACATGCTCGGCGAAAACGCAACATGGCCGTTGACGTGAGCCGGCCAAGGCTCCCGCAACTCACGCGCATCAGGGAACAGGACGGATTATTCGATCGTCACCGCGAGGCGGCCGATCAGGGCGGCCACCTCATCCAGCCGCGCCGAATCGGGGGTCTCGACCGCACGTGCAAGACAGGCGAGGCATTCGTCGTCGCTGAGCTCGGGAACGTCGGCCGGCAGAATCGAGGGAGCCAGCTGGGCGCGGTCGATCTGGATGTCGGGCATAGGAATCAGCTCCGTAAGAGTCCGGCTCAGCGAAGCTCGATTTGAATTAAGTCGATTTGGTGCCATCCCGGCGGCAGCGATGGCGCTGCCGGACACAACTGCTTGAACGCGATTCTGCGTGTATCGGGCCGCCAAGTGTTGAGACAAGTGTTGAGCGATGACTCAAGCGGCATCGCGCGTCGCATCAGCGAGCGCTCACAAGTCAATGAACTTACAGCGGAATTTGGCTCCCCGGGCTGGATTCGAACCAGCGACCATCCGATTAACAGTCGGATGCTCTACCGCTGAGCTACCGAGGAAAAGGGCGAACTGTCGTCCGCGCGCGGGTGCGTATAACAAAGCCGGTTGCGCTTGCAAAGGACGAATTCGTCATCTTCCGCAACGCATCCGAGGAAGGGGCTGGGCCGGCCCCCCTCCCCATCTGTCAGGCGAAACTACTCCGCGACGAACGAGGTGGTCTTGGTGCCGGAATCGTAGCGCAGGCGGAGCGCGGTGAACTTGCAGAGGTTGACGTTCTTCCAGAGCACCGACTCGTCATAGTTCTGCCAATCGACGCGGATGTTCCAGACACAGCCCTCGTCGTCCTCGTCGAACTCGACATAGGTGCTCGCCTGGTTCTGCAAGACCTTGTCGAGCTCGTTCTCCCATTCGTCCAGACCATCGTCCGGCGCATTGAAGCCGAGGAATTTGATGGCATAGCCGGTCTCGTTGACGACGGTGACGTTGCGGGCATCGGCAGCGAACGACCCCGTGGCCGCGATCGAAAGACCGATCGCGATCAGTCCGGACAGAAAATACTTCATGTGAAATGCTCCCGATCGAAACAGGCTGTAAGCGCCTGACGTCGATCGGCGCAGGCGCCGCGGCAACAAATGGCGTTGCCTCGAGGAGTCGTCCGGAGTGCGATCGACGGATTCAATACGCGATCGATCCGCACTCCGGCGCGTTGCGCGACGCGAGACGCGCAACGGGCCTGTTCTTATCGTTTCGAATTCTCAGCAGCAATGAACCGGCATTCATAGATCAGCGCTGTTTGTTTTCTCAGGCGCGGGAGCCGGCACAGCGGCGCCGTTGCTCTTGCCGGTCACGGCGCCGACCAGCGCCTTCACCGGATCGTCCCCCGGCGCAAAGCCGCTCTGGCGCAGGATCTCGTCGATCATCGGACGCAGCGCGTGCACCTTGAGCAGCTCGCCGGCAAGGCCTTCACCGAAACCGACGTTGCCGCTACCTGCGCCATTGCCGCCGAACGCACCGCCGGTGTGGAGGATGCGGACATCCTTGAGGTTGGCGATCGGCTTCACCATCTCGGCCAGCGCCGAGGGCATGGTCTCGATCCGCTTCTTGGCGATCTCGAAATCGATGACGTTGCTGCCGAGCTTGTTCTGCGCCTCGTTCTTCATCGTGATGACGGCGGCCTCGGCCTCACCGATGTTCCGCACGCCGACCGCCTTGATCTTGTTGGATTCGGCTTCGGCCGTGGCGAGCGTCTTGACGGCCTCGGCACGGTCGAGCGAGGCCTTCTTCTCGGCTTCGGCCGCGACGATCAATTCGGTCGACTTGCGCTCGGCCTCGGTCCGTGCAGCCAGCACCTGGGTGAGACGGGCGCGATCGGCGACCTCGACCGCGCGTGCGGTCAGAACCTTTTCCTCTGCCGAGACGGCAACTGCTTCAGCCGTCTTGGCTTCGGCCACGGCTTCGGAGGTCTGCTTGCTCTTGGCCGCGATCTGGATCTCGTTCTCTTGCGTTGCGATCTGGATCTCGCGCTGGGCGTCGGTCTTGCGCTTGTTGATCGCCAGATCCGACTCGATGACAGCGGTTTCCTTGACTTGCTTGGCACCAGCCTCCTTCTCGGCAACGGCCCGGTCGGTGTCGATGCGGGCGTTCTCCTCGGTGAGGCGCGCGGTCTGGGTCGCGGTTGCGACCTCGGCGCGGGTGCTGGCGGTCTTGTTGGCGATGTCGCGCTCCTGCGACAGCTCGGCCTCCTTCTTGGTCCGCTCGATGCCGAGGGTTTGCTGCCGCGCCTCGAGGTCCTTTTGCGCAATCGCCACCTCGTTGTCGCGCACGATGGCGTTGCGGTCGCGCCGGCGGGTCTCCGTGACGGTCTTGAGCTGGGTCAGACCTTCGGCGTCGAAGAAATTCTCTGGGTTGAAGAATTTGACGTCGGTCTGGTCGAGCTTGGTCAGCGACACCGATTCAAGCTCGAGCCCGTTCGACTTCACGTCGGACTCGACCGTGGACTGCACGTGCTTGACGAAGTCCGAGCGCTTCTCCTGAAGCTCCAGGATGCTCATGGTCGCGGCAACCGAGCGCAGGCCGTCGACGAACTTCGCCTCGACTTGGTTGCGCAGCGCCTCGGCATCGTTGGTCAGCGCGCCCAGCGTCTGGCTCGCCAACGCGATGCTTTCCTCATCGGGGCGGACGCGCACGTAGAACTCGGCGACGATGTCGACGCGCAGGCGGTCCTTGGTGATCAGGGATTCCCGCTCCTTGCGCTCCACGGTGAGCCGCAGCGTCTTCAGGTTGACGCTGGCATAGGAGTGGAAGATCGGCAGGATCATGGCGCCGCCGTCGAGCACGACCTTCTTGCCGCCGAGGCCGGTGCGCACGAACGCCTCGTCACGCGTGGCGCGCTTGTAGAGAATGGTGAAGACGATCCCCAGGACGACGATCAGCGCGACGCCGATCATGGCCGGGACTGCGATGTCGAACATGACTTTCTCCAATGAATGACTTAGCTGCTGCTTAGAGGTGGCTTGGACGGTTTGAGTTCATCCTCGGCCTTCACCGCCACGAAGCGGGTCCCATCGCGATCGACCAGCAGGACCAGAGTTCCCTGCGGCAGGGGCGACGACGTAGGTGCCGCGACCGCCAGGACGAAGTGGCGGTTGCCGTGGACGTCGGCGACGCTGACCCGGCCGGGCGGCCCCTGGTCGAGCGGACCGATGACGACCTCACCGACGCGGCCGACGAGATCGCCGAGGCCGACGACATAGCTCTCGTCCTTGGGAATGATCCGCGCGATGGCGCCGCTGGCGGCGCGTACCAGCGGTACCGACACCGCGACGGCCCCCAGCGAGGCGACCGTCGCCGGCAAGGGACCGGCGACCATCCGTGCGACGTCCTGGATCAGGAAGCCGGTGATGGAAAAGGCGCCGAGCGCCAGCAACAGGAAGATCAAGAGCGGTACGCCGCCGACATTGATCCAGGAGATGGCGTTGAGCACGCCGTTGTCGCTGGGGTGGCTGAAATCGATGCTGGTGCCGAGCATCTCGCTGAGGGAAGCCCCGACCAGCATCGTGATCACCTCGAGCGTGCCGACGATGACGATCATGGCCGCCGCGATCGCGAACGGCCTGACCTCGGGCGACATCACGTGTTCGAGCAATGCGCTCATGACACGGCACTCAGGAGCGCGACTTCAACCGTGCGAGCCTCGCCGCAATCTCCTTGTCGCGATGAAGCGCGCTCAGTTCATCGATGTCGCTCGAATACGGGATGCCCTGCGGCACGCCGGTCGCGCGTGCCACCGCCCTGCCCGCCCGCAAGGCCTTGGCTGTAGCGAAAGCCCCGCCGGACTTCCGGGGCGACGTCGCGGCCTGATGGCCGGCATGTGCCTCGCTCTTTTCAAGATCGGCGCGGCGCTGCTCGGCATCCTGGAGTGCCGACAGCACCGCGCGCAGCGAGGTCACGCATTGCTCGATCTTCTCGTTGTTCTCGTCGATGGCACGGGAGAGCACCTCGAACTGCGCCTCAAGGTCCATCTGCCGCGCGATGCCGGCGCGGGCGAGGTCGTCGCGGCCATCGGTGATCGCGCCCTCGATCTTGGGGGCGAGATCGGTCATCTCGCGCTCGATCTCGGTGCGGCGCGCGTTGAGGCGGTATTCCTCGGCGCGTGCGGCCGCGAGCGCGTCGCGCGCCTCGCTTTCGGCGCGCTCGATCTCGCGGATGGCCTGTCCAACCACCTTGAGCTTGTTCTTGCCCTCCGCCTGCTCGATCGCGTCATAGGCGATCCCGGCGATCAGGCGCCCGACCCGGGACAGGAAGTTGTCGGGGGCGGCAGCGATGGTATCCATGGCGTTCTCCTCCTCTGGCAGACTGTTCGGCGTGACGCCGTAGTGAACTTCGAAGCCGTCGTCGCTGCGGATGAGGCGCGCGGGCACGCTCTGCCCCCAGCCCTCGGCATAGCCGGCGTAGTCGAAGGGCACGCTGAAGCGCCCTTGCACGGTCGCAATCGAAATGGTGGCGGGGCCCTTGATCTTGGCGAGCTTGTCGTCGAGCGGCAGGCGGCGGCCTTGCGCCGCGCGATATTCCGTGCGGTCGCGCAGGCCCAGCGTCACCAGGCGCGAGGGCAGCGCGGTTTCTTTCCGGATCGGCTCATAGGCGTGGGCGTGGAGCAGGACGACGTTGGAACCCACGTTATGGGTCCGCGCCACCTCGTCGAGGATCTCCATCATGCGGTCATAGGCCTGGAATGTCGCCTCGATGGCGGCCTTGGCGGCCGGGTCAGGGGCAAGCCTGTAACGCAGCGCGGACGGCGCGTTTCGGGGCGACTGGCTCATGGAAAGCACTAAAGCACCATTTTGGTGCTTTAGGAAGGGGAAGCTCGATCACGTTCCACTGATCCTTGTGCACTCTATGGGTTTAGTCGCTGCCGGCAGGCGGCACGTTCAAGGCCGGTGATCACCCCTGGTTCACGGCGGATCAATCGTCGTTGCGCGGCGCTCTTGCGACGAAGCAATCCAGAGTCGCGCAATGACGAGCAAGCGGTAATCGCCGTTTCCCTCTTACGCGCTCGTCGACATGCCCCCGCCCTCGCGGCTTATCTCGCCAGAGCATCTTTGCCTTGCCACCTGGTGCGGCATTTCGAATTCGGAAGAACGAAATGATCAAAGTTGATGGCACAATCTGGCCGGCCAAAAAATCATCAATGCCGATCAGGGAATCATTCGATAAAGAGATTTGACGGAGATATGACGGTCACCACCGGAAATACGCCGCCGGGCCGAAGCATCTGCGGGGATATCCGCAGCAAATCAACCGGCATTCCACAGGCTGTCCGCAGCATATCCACAGCCCGACTATGCCGGATTCGCCAGCCCGCACGAGCCACTTGCTGCGCACAAACCCACAGGACAGCCATGTCAGCCACGAGCCTGATCGAACACGGTGCGGCAAGCCTCGCTCAAGCTTGATCGGTTACGGCGCAGGCACGCGGTAATGGCGCGGACGTTGGGGATCTCGCCGGCGCAGAGCCGATAGACGTCGGGAGTGCAGGCCCGGCGCTGTTCAGGTGTCCCCTGCTGCGCCTGAGCGGCGGAAGCAAACAGCGTCAGGAACAGCCCGACAGTCGAGGCGCGGCGCGCCCGGCTCTTCACGCCCGCAAACCGCAAGAACCTCGTCTTCATGACCAAGTCTCCCGCTCTGCCCGCCCGCTCCCGGCCTGCGTTGGCCGGTCGTTGCGAAGGGGTAGGAGAAATAAATCGCCGAGAATGTGATCTCTTTCACACTAGCGGCGGGCCAAGGACGCCTATGTTCCCGCGGGGATTTTTTCAGGAATCGCTAACCAATCGGGACCCGATCGCCGGATCGTTAAAATGCGAACGATCGGCTCAATCGGGTAACAAACCGGCTTTGCGACATTGCGCCATCCGCGTTCTGCGAGGGTGTGATGAGCGAAGCCGAATTCAACTTGCTGCTGGATGCCGTCCGGGACGCCATGATCAACGAAGATTTCGCGCCTGAGCCGGAGGAGAATTTCGTGCCCCGCTCTTGGTCGTACGCCGCAACACCCAAAGCCGCCAACGACAATGAGGGCGCCTGGCCCCTGCTGCCGTTTCCGGACGGCTGGTACGCGGCCTGCTGAGGTCCGCCTTGCCGTGACCTGATGCGCCCGCCTTGCGGGCGGTTCGGCATCACCGAGCGCCGGGGACCGGCGCAGCCCCGATCAAGTCTTGACGCGCTCCTCGCCGTCCTGCGGCGCCCGGTCGGGTGCAGCCGGCGGGAAGATGCTGTCATAGATCGCGCGCGCCTCGGCAATGAGGCGGGCCCGCTCCAGCTCGGATTTCGGGACAAATCGAACGACGTCGCCCACGTGCTCTCCAGCTCCAGGGTTGGGAATGCGTCACTTCGCAGATGCGAAGTCTATGCCAGAGGGCCTGAATCCGGGTTTCCGCCAAGCCCCGGGCAAACCCGGTGGGCGCGAGGCGCGCGCAGCCCGGCGGAACCGCGCAGAAATCAGATTTTTGCTGGAAGATCAGAGATTTGTGATGGAGGCCACGACCAGAATTGAACTGGTGTACACGGTTTTGCAGACCGTTGCGTAACCACTCCGCCACGTGGCCCCGTAAGGGCGGACCAATATAGGGGATCAATGGCTTAGGCAACCGCCTTCGTCCGACTTTGGCGGCGACAGCCTCTTTCCGATGTGGACCAAGCTCAGGCGCGCTTGCCGCGCCGGAAGTCACGCCGGCGGCCCTTTGCGGCGGGCTTTGGCGCCAGCTCCGGCATCTCGGCCTGGACCTCGCGGTAGCGGGTCAGCATCCGTTCGAAACTGGCATGC is a genomic window of Bradyrhizobium sp. CB1717 containing:
- a CDS encoding DUF2497 domain-containing protein; this translates as MTQPAKVTEPSMEEILASIRRIIADDEAKPPPAEAAKPEKAAAPAAPPKPMNDIPPSKVAPPKPAAEKPAPPPAPKPAPAPPPPAPAADAGPNSQDDIDALLAGLDAATPAPEVRAPEPEPEPEPDVLELTDEMAMDPAPTPPPPPPSFRKVEPRDDLEFAESPPPPRPAPPPSYAPVDFEAPPLPLQQPILAQSTVSAVESAFNSLAHTVLSSNARTLEDLVKEMLRPMLKSWLDDNLPGLVERIVKAEIERVSRGGR
- a CDS encoding TolC family outer membrane protein, with product MHGVKLFTGAAVSVLLLALAGPTPALADTIEAALVRAYQNNPQLNAQRAQVRSTDENVPQALSGYRPKVALTASGGYQYTDLQSGVGSSAIHGSVLPRSVGVTATQTLYNGNQTANRTRAAESQVSGSREALRSLDQTVLLQAATTYMDYLRDAATLEVQRSNVRVLEQTLKQTRDRFNVGEVTRTDVAQSEAQLAAGKTQALTAEANLTTTRANFRRIIGNEPTNLAPGSPVDRFLPSTLASAVELGLIEHPNVTAAMYGIDVNFLQVKVAEGALLPTVTIQAAATQSNEQSLIQLRSFNASAIAQVSVPIYQGGSEYSLIRQSKENLAQQRLNLETTRDQTRANVVQFWGTLQAGKAQVQSAQAQVTASEIALNGVREEAKAGQRTTLDVLNAQQALVNARVALVTAQHDRVVASYNVLAAVGRLSPQVLGLATTVYDASVHYHQVRDSWGGVRTPDGR
- a CDS encoding protein-L-isoaspartate O-methyltransferase, which translates into the protein MSGFSTARLKMVDGQVRTNDVTDRRILDAMLTVPREAFVPASRQALAYLDLDLDVSEGAAKRFLIKPQLTGKLLQAAEIDEGDSVLVVGCATGYLAALAAKLARQVTATECDSALAAKAREAFATLGLANVTCKAAACTEGDPSAAPYDVIILNGAAEVTPEGLLGQLREGGRLVGVSAESRPPRAVIVTRTHGEFGHRALFDATAPVLPGLERAAAFVF
- a CDS encoding flotillin domain-containing protein — translated: MFDIAVPAMIGVALIVVLGIVFTILYKRATRDEAFVRTGLGGKKVVLDGGAMILPIFHSYASVNLKTLRLTVERKERESLITKDRLRVDIVAEFYVRVRPDEESIALASQTLGALTNDAEALRNQVEAKFVDGLRSVAATMSILELQEKRSDFVKHVQSTVESDVKSNGLELESVSLTKLDQTDVKFFNPENFFDAEGLTQLKTVTETRRRDRNAIVRDNEVAIAQKDLEARQQTLGIERTKKEAELSQERDIANKTASTRAEVATATQTARLTEENARIDTDRAVAEKEAGAKQVKETAVIESDLAINKRKTDAQREIQIATQENEIQIAAKSKQTSEAVAEAKTAEAVAVSAEEKVLTARAVEVADRARLTQVLAARTEAERKSTELIVAAEAEKKASLDRAEAVKTLATAEAESNKIKAVGVRNIGEAEAAVITMKNEAQNKLGSNVIDFEIAKKRIETMPSALAEMVKPIANLKDVRILHTGGAFGGNGAGSGNVGFGEGLAGELLKVHALRPMIDEILRQSGFAPGDDPVKALVGAVTGKSNGAAVPAPAPEKTNSADL
- a CDS encoding OB-fold-containig protein; protein product: MSALLEHVMSPEVRPFAIAAAMIVIVGTLEVITMLVGASLSEMLGTSIDFSHPSDNGVLNAISWINVGGVPLLIFLLLALGAFSITGFLIQDVARMVAGPLPATVASLGAVAVSVPLVRAASGAIARIIPKDESYVVGLGDLVGRVGEVVIGPLDQGPPGRVSVADVHGNRHFVLAVAAPTSSPLPQGTLVLLVDRDGTRFVAVKAEDELKPSKPPLSSS
- a CDS encoding PspA/IM30 family protein; the encoded protein is MLSMSQSPRNAPSALRYRLAPDPAAKAAIEATFQAYDRMMEILDEVARTHNVGSNVVLLHAHAYEPIRKETALPSRLVTLGLRDRTEYRAAQGRRLPLDDKLAKIKGPATISIATVQGRFSVPFDYAGYAEGWGQSVPARLIRSDDGFEVHYGVTPNSLPEEENAMDTIAAAPDNFLSRVGRLIAGIAYDAIEQAEGKNKLKVVGQAIREIERAESEARDALAAARAEEYRLNARRTEIEREMTDLAPKIEGAITDGRDDLARAGIARQMDLEAQFEVLSRAIDENNEKIEQCVTSLRAVLSALQDAEQRRADLEKSEAHAGHQAATSPRKSGGAFATAKALRAGRAVARATGVPQGIPYSSDIDELSALHRDKEIAARLARLKSRS